From the Leptospira biflexa serovar Patoc strain 'Patoc 1 (Paris)' genome, one window contains:
- a CDS encoding LIC_11090 family protein — protein sequence MVSFRWIAGLLTLVLTTQFFFLGSGLLGYCLESNSKICKCNHGSKKEKHHNPEDKLFGEKPNAKLSATDETNHAHTKELALKPNCHDAKEGEAHLCSCKKNKKDAMSLRIHHQTMDKPSFAFGFAIPTLFFYTIEESPSTLKEGKILTILRPPRTT from the coding sequence ATGGTCTCCTTTCGGTGGATAGCCGGACTCTTAACCTTAGTACTTACCACCCAATTTTTCTTTTTGGGGAGTGGGCTACTTGGTTATTGCCTGGAATCCAATTCCAAAATTTGTAAGTGTAACCACGGATCTAAAAAAGAAAAACACCATAATCCAGAAGACAAATTGTTTGGCGAAAAACCAAATGCCAAACTCAGCGCCACCGATGAAACAAATCATGCCCACACAAAGGAATTGGCGTTAAAACCAAATTGCCACGACGCCAAAGAAGGCGAAGCCCACCTTTGTTCTTGCAAAAAGAATAAAAAGGATGCGATGTCCCTTCGGATCCACCACCAAACCATGGACAAACCAAGTTTTGCATTTGGTTTTGCGATCCCAACCTTGTTTTTTTATACAATTGAAGAGTCTCCTTCCACTCTAAAAGAAGGAAAGATACTTACGATCCTTCGACCACCTCGCACGACTTAG
- a CDS encoding LB_289 family protein, whose amino-acid sequence MKRTELERRERELRKAEKKKIQPGEKEAMSVGDYIDALFGMFRYDTDEIFNASDDENILELLENMKMEHPEKQWDVIIRKAVNKTKVEQKDKAYDALRHLAGISVATA is encoded by the coding sequence ATGAAACGTACAGAACTGGAACGCAGAGAAAGAGAACTGCGAAAGGCAGAAAAGAAGAAGATCCAACCCGGAGAGAAGGAAGCAATGAGTGTTGGCGACTACATTGATGCCCTTTTTGGAATGTTTCGTTACGACACAGATGAAATTTTCAATGCATCCGATGATGAAAACATTCTCGAACTGCTAGAAAACATGAAAATGGAACACCCAGAAAAACAATGGGATGTGATCATTCGGAAAGCCGTAAACAAAACCAAAGTGGAACAAAAAGACAAAGCATACGACGCCCTGCGACATTTAGCGGGAATCTCCGTAGCTACCGCATAA
- a CDS encoding 7TM diverse intracellular signaling domain-containing protein yields the protein MKQTITIILLCLFHSVLWAEESSCPNAKHYPISTNLGKPTDLSHHLVFTSTEIPKKEIHEIQRLFQTNPVAFANGEIPNFGNTANQFWFCFVLHNDENHNKRTITFIKYPLLDEVQFFALRESGEINKNIQGRRYPFRNRDKDYRGFSFATELLPSETVTYFVGVKTDSSVSVPLMIADEKHFDSYESIDTLLQGMFFGIVCVMSLYNLFVYFMVKDKAYLFYVNYLILAAILFQLSLQGLLPVLFLPDAPDLVYNAHNFLYFIFLLSCFPMSITFMNLKDNAPILYRVFMGLSIIPVICLLLLPFLPYRPLNQFGDLLSFCLAFYALFVSYYVSFVKKFPPARFYFFGYFMLIIGGLTTVLKYMGFFPVNVFTENAFQAATATEVLLMAFGLGDRISVVQKEKERIQLKAEINKQKLIAYGKELKLAQKLQESTLPQILPKFPGLSIKTGYFPASLVGGDFYDLTVYGKQQICGLIADVTGHGVPAAIEAAMLKIAYMQTLAFANKPGKVLESINVSLAGNYKNQFLTASAIFIDLEQKVLRVANAGHPALYKFNENSKSIEVIRPKGKLIGYSKEGMYPEEVHSLIKGDKLFLFTDGIWDLWENGDSGEEVLLDWLFQRKGESVESLYGGIDEHIRLRNKEGPADDDITFILFEIT from the coding sequence ATGAAACAGACGATCACCATTATACTGTTATGTCTCTTTCATTCTGTACTTTGGGCAGAGGAAAGTTCCTGCCCCAACGCAAAACACTATCCCATCTCCACAAATCTTGGTAAACCAACAGACCTCTCTCATCATTTAGTTTTCACATCCACTGAGATCCCCAAAAAAGAGATCCATGAAATCCAACGTTTATTCCAAACAAACCCCGTCGCATTTGCCAACGGAGAGATCCCCAATTTTGGGAATACAGCAAATCAATTCTGGTTCTGCTTTGTTTTACATAATGATGAAAATCATAATAAAAGAACCATAACCTTTATCAAATACCCACTCCTCGACGAAGTCCAATTTTTCGCCTTACGAGAATCAGGTGAAATAAACAAAAACATCCAAGGTAGAAGGTATCCATTTCGGAATCGCGATAAAGACTATCGAGGATTTAGTTTTGCGACAGAACTTTTACCAAGCGAAACGGTCACTTATTTCGTAGGTGTCAAAACCGATAGTTCTGTCTCTGTCCCGCTCATGATAGCCGATGAGAAACATTTTGATTCATATGAATCCATCGATACACTTTTACAAGGAATGTTTTTTGGTATTGTCTGTGTGATGAGTTTGTACAATTTATTTGTGTACTTCATGGTAAAAGACAAAGCCTATTTATTTTATGTTAACTATCTGATTCTTGCCGCAATCCTATTCCAACTTTCCTTACAAGGATTATTACCTGTATTGTTTTTGCCAGATGCACCTGATTTGGTTTATAACGCGCATAACTTTTTATACTTTATATTCCTTCTTTCTTGTTTTCCGATGAGTATCACCTTTATGAACTTAAAGGACAATGCTCCTATCCTTTACCGAGTGTTTATGGGTCTTTCCATCATTCCTGTGATCTGTTTGTTGCTCTTACCTTTTTTACCATACCGCCCCTTAAACCAATTTGGAGACCTACTTTCCTTCTGTTTGGCTTTTTATGCCTTGTTTGTTTCTTATTATGTTTCGTTTGTTAAAAAATTCCCGCCAGCTAGGTTTTATTTTTTTGGTTACTTTATGCTCATCATTGGTGGACTCACGACAGTGTTAAAGTATATGGGATTTTTTCCCGTCAATGTTTTCACTGAAAATGCCTTCCAAGCAGCTACGGCCACTGAAGTGTTACTCATGGCATTTGGACTTGGTGATCGAATCTCTGTTGTCCAAAAGGAAAAAGAAAGGATCCAACTCAAAGCCGAGATCAACAAACAAAAGTTAATCGCCTATGGTAAAGAACTAAAACTTGCGCAAAAACTCCAAGAATCTACATTACCACAAATCCTTCCTAAATTTCCAGGCTTATCGATCAAAACTGGTTATTTCCCAGCCTCCCTCGTGGGGGGAGATTTTTACGACCTCACTGTCTATGGGAAACAACAGATTTGTGGCCTCATTGCAGATGTGACAGGCCACGGAGTCCCTGCCGCAATTGAAGCGGCGATGTTAAAAATTGCCTATATGCAAACTCTGGCTTTTGCCAATAAACCGGGAAAGGTTTTAGAAAGTATCAACGTTTCCCTTGCTGGAAACTACAAAAATCAATTTTTAACAGCAAGTGCTATCTTTATCGATTTGGAACAAAAGGTTTTGCGGGTGGCGAATGCAGGACACCCCGCCTTATACAAGTTCAATGAGAATTCAAAATCGATTGAAGTGATCCGACCAAAGGGAAAACTCATAGGTTATTCGAAAGAAGGTATGTATCCAGAAGAAGTTCATTCCCTCATCAAAGGAGATAAATTATTTCTTTTTACAGATGGAATTTGGGATCTTTGGGAAAATGGGGATTCGGGAGAAGAAGTACTTCTTGATTGGTTATTTCAAAGAAAAGGAGAGTCCGTCGAGTCTTTGTATGGTGGGATTGATGAACACATTCGCCTGCGAAACAAAGAAGGTCCCGCAGACGATGATATCACATTTATATTATTCGAAATTACCTAA
- a CDS encoding Na/Pi cotransporter family protein, producing the protein MNWPLLIQVLGGLGIFIYGMKLLSESLQRVAGDRLRSFLSSMTRNRVSAVFSGLFITSTIQSSSATTVLVVGFVNAGLISLAQAIGVIMGANIGTTITAWIVSLLGFKFNIASFALPAIAAGVILHFSRKESRSGWGSFLIGFGFLFLGLDYLKTSVPDSAKDPESFVFLQQFTNLGFNSVLLFVLIGALLTIIVQSSSASTTITITLAFSGYIPIDAAYGMILGENIGTTITANLVAIPGNRNAKKAALAHTLFNVFGVVWALVFFKFFTGIVDDLIPGDPLTDKESTRFHISLFHTMFNITNTLVLIWFVNTISKVVSSIVDSLASKTGKDKDSIRLLQAGSVKTTELAMVELVEFTKKIIRDTYDFLRLTEQILLQPYDAARVVQVLKKEEELDQVRTEVLTYLNQIQETGITGNYAKDVLGIMERVKAVEEMGDNFASIARKIRKSHRQKISFDKTFSNSVKDQMDLLKHHYDILLVNLEQSETFDILGNPQVRNQSREYRFQMIRSIKKNESKVKKKKYQKKENLLPALLYRDISRNLDNISRLLNAAIYADV; encoded by the coding sequence ATGAATTGGCCGTTACTCATTCAAGTTTTAGGTGGGCTCGGGATTTTCATCTATGGGATGAAATTACTCAGTGAGTCCTTACAACGTGTGGCAGGAGATAGGCTCAGATCCTTTCTTTCGTCCATGACACGAAATCGTGTGTCTGCTGTCTTCAGTGGATTATTCATCACTTCAACCATCCAATCCAGTTCGGCAACCACCGTCCTAGTTGTTGGGTTTGTCAATGCAGGTTTGATCTCCCTTGCGCAGGCAATTGGTGTCATCATGGGAGCCAATATTGGAACCACGATCACTGCATGGATTGTTTCCCTATTAGGATTCAAATTCAACATTGCTTCGTTTGCATTACCTGCCATCGCCGCTGGGGTCATCCTTCATTTCTCAAGGAAAGAGAGCCGTTCTGGATGGGGGAGTTTTCTCATTGGATTTGGATTTTTGTTTTTGGGATTAGATTACCTAAAAACTTCGGTTCCCGATAGCGCCAAAGACCCTGAGAGTTTTGTTTTCTTACAACAATTTACAAACTTGGGTTTTAACTCAGTATTGTTGTTTGTATTGATTGGAGCACTACTCACAATCATCGTTCAATCTTCTTCAGCATCCACAACCATTACCATTACTTTAGCATTCTCGGGTTATATCCCAATTGATGCCGCTTATGGTATGATCCTTGGAGAAAACATTGGAACTACGATCACAGCCAATTTAGTGGCAATTCCCGGAAACCGAAATGCAAAGAAGGCGGCACTGGCTCATACCTTGTTCAATGTGTTTGGTGTGGTTTGGGCTCTTGTCTTTTTTAAATTTTTCACAGGCATTGTGGATGATTTGATTCCTGGAGATCCTTTGACGGACAAAGAATCCACCAGGTTCCATATTTCCCTTTTCCATACCATGTTCAACATCACCAATACACTAGTTCTCATTTGGTTCGTGAATACGATCTCAAAAGTTGTGAGTAGCATTGTGGATAGCCTTGCATCCAAAACGGGAAAAGACAAAGATAGCATTCGTTTGTTGCAAGCGGGCTCTGTAAAAACCACAGAACTTGCGATGGTAGAACTTGTGGAGTTCACGAAAAAAATCATCCGCGATACGTATGATTTTTTACGACTTACCGAACAAATTTTACTCCAACCGTATGATGCGGCAAGAGTCGTGCAAGTCCTCAAAAAAGAAGAGGAACTCGACCAAGTGCGAACCGAAGTCCTAACGTACTTAAACCAAATCCAAGAAACAGGGATCACTGGAAACTACGCAAAAGATGTGTTAGGGATTATGGAAAGAGTCAAAGCGGTAGAAGAAATGGGTGATAATTTTGCATCCATTGCGAGAAAAATCCGTAAGTCTCACAGACAAAAGATTTCATTTGATAAAACCTTTTCCAATTCTGTAAAAGACCAAATGGATTTACTCAAACACCATTACGACATTCTGCTTGTGAACTTGGAACAAAGTGAAACATTTGATATCCTTGGTAACCCACAAGTACGCAACCAAAGTCGCGAATATAGGTTTCAAATGATTCGATCCATCAAAAAGAACGAATCAAAAGTGAAGAAGAAAAAGTATCAGAAAAAAGAAAATCTGTTACCAGCTCTCCTTTACCGAGATATTTCCAGAAACTTAGACAACATTTCACGATTATTGAATGCAGCGATTTATGCGGACGTTTAG
- a CDS encoding FKBP-type peptidyl-prolyl cis-trans isomerase, which yields MNMSKTISKGMVVGFSYHLKNAQGETLDQSDEPLLYLHGWQNIIPGLEKELEGLVNGDSKNVTVPPEEGYGTYNEALIFQVPKTELPAEAELEVGMEFQTDTPEGRMILYLQEVRDADVILNGNHPLAGETLHFDVTIKSIREATDEEKQHGHVHGPGGHHHH from the coding sequence ATGAATATGTCAAAAACCATCAGCAAAGGAATGGTTGTAGGATTTTCCTATCACCTCAAGAACGCCCAGGGAGAAACTCTGGACCAATCAGACGAACCGCTATTATACCTCCACGGCTGGCAAAATATCATCCCTGGACTGGAAAAAGAATTGGAAGGTCTTGTGAACGGAGATTCTAAAAATGTCACAGTTCCACCTGAAGAAGGTTATGGGACATATAACGAAGCCCTCATTTTCCAAGTTCCCAAAACAGAACTTCCTGCCGAAGCAGAACTCGAAGTGGGAATGGAATTCCAAACCGACACACCAGAAGGTAGAATGATTCTATATCTCCAAGAAGTACGAGATGCGGATGTAATCCTAAACGGCAATCACCCGTTAGCTGGAGAAACCCTTCATTTTGATGTCACAATCAAATCGATTCGTGAAGCAACAGATGAAGAAAAACAACACGGACACGTACATGGTCCAGGTGGACACCACCACCACTAA
- a CDS encoding RNA recognition motif domain-containing protein, with translation MSVNIYVGNLSYDMTEGKLSELFGAHGAVTSAKIITDQYSGRSKGFGFIEMKDGKEADNAIKDLNGKNILNREMKVNIAKPKTNNWR, from the coding sequence ATGTCAGTAAACATTTATGTTGGCAACCTCTCTTACGATATGACTGAAGGTAAACTCAGTGAGCTTTTCGGAGCACATGGAGCAGTAACTTCTGCAAAAATCATCACTGATCAGTATTCTGGTCGTTCTAAAGGTTTCGGATTCATCGAAATGAAAGATGGAAAAGAAGCTGATAACGCGATCAAAGATCTTAACGGAAAAAACATCCTTAACCGTGAGATGAAAGTAAACATCGCAAAACCTAAAACAAACAACTGGAGATAA
- a CDS encoding AAA family ATPase translates to MLVMETLPPTQFASKTLLLLRGIPGAGKTTLANQIAKSNNAPIFSIDSYFTNERGEYHFDFTKNHLAYKECESKTKDALEKTIPFVIVDNTFTLEWEMKPYEDLAKHYGYLYFVVTVENRHGGENVHQIPVDQIEKMKAKFKVIL, encoded by the coding sequence ATGTTAGTTATGGAGACTCTTCCCCCAACTCAATTCGCGTCCAAAACACTTCTCCTATTACGAGGCATTCCGGGTGCTGGTAAAACAACACTCGCCAATCAAATCGCAAAATCAAATAATGCACCTATCTTTTCGATCGATTCCTATTTTACAAATGAAAGGGGAGAATATCATTTTGATTTCACCAAAAATCATTTGGCATACAAAGAATGTGAATCCAAAACCAAAGACGCATTGGAAAAGACAATCCCCTTTGTGATCGTAGACAATACATTCACATTAGAATGGGAAATGAAACCTTACGAAGATTTAGCGAAACACTATGGGTATTTGTATTTTGTGGTAACTGTTGAGAACCGGCATGGGGGAGAGAATGTTCATCAGATTCCAGTGGATCAAATTGAGAAGATGAAGGCAAAGTTTAAGGTGATTTTGTAA
- a CDS encoding DUF2878 family protein, with amino-acid sequence MYLLFLSLGGVTLYSINGGKKSENKFKAIVAISHGVGLVLILVAGFGLMKFRDISHSALPVWIILKIVIWLAFGGLLTLAYKNPKAAKILWIVFPLMGLIAAYLAFYQPS; translated from the coding sequence ATGTATCTTTTATTTTTATCTTTAGGTGGAGTCACACTATATTCCATCAACGGTGGTAAAAAATCGGAAAACAAATTCAAAGCGATCGTTGCCATTTCCCATGGTGTTGGTTTGGTTTTGATTTTGGTTGCAGGGTTTGGACTGATGAAGTTCCGAGATATTTCCCATTCAGCCCTTCCCGTTTGGATCATTTTGAAAATCGTCATCTGGCTTGCGTTTGGTGGACTTCTCACTCTCGCCTATAAAAATCCAAAAGCGGCAAAAATCCTTTGGATTGTTTTCCCACTTATGGGCCTAATTGCTGCCTATTTAGCATTTTACCAACCAAGTTAA
- the fumC gene encoding class II fumarate hydratase yields the protein MEPKKRRIETDSMGEIEVDASRYWGAQTERSLKYFQIGKDKFPRELIRALGIVKKTSAIINSELGLLEESKKDLILKAAEEVIEGLLDDHFPLSVWQTGSGTQTNMNANEVIANRANELVGAKLGSKSPIHPNDDVNKGQSSNDVFPTAMHIATAESIHKNLIPNLNLLQSKLNEKSESFQNIIKIGRTHLQDATPLTLGQEFSGYAAQLSYSLDRIERGLPSLYRLALGGTAVGTGLNTHPEFPLKVASAISQETGIPFVTAPNKFEALAANDSLVEVSGILKTIAASLMKIANDIRWLSSGPRSGIGEIQIPENEPGSSIMPGKVNPTQSEALTMICAQVIGNDVAVTIGGASGNFELNVFKPLIIFNVLNSIRLLSDGCRSFANHCVEGIKANESKIQSNLNQSLMLVTALNPHIGYDKAAKIAKLAFSDNLTLKEAGIKLGFLTKEEFDKWVNPKDMI from the coding sequence ATGGAACCAAAAAAAAGAAGAATCGAAACAGACTCTATGGGAGAAATCGAAGTAGATGCTTCACGTTATTGGGGAGCGCAAACCGAACGTTCATTAAAGTACTTCCAAATCGGAAAGGACAAGTTCCCTAGAGAATTGATTCGCGCTTTAGGAATTGTCAAAAAAACATCGGCAATCATCAATTCAGAACTTGGCCTACTTGAAGAATCCAAAAAAGATCTGATCCTAAAGGCAGCAGAAGAAGTCATTGAAGGTTTGTTAGATGATCATTTTCCACTTTCAGTTTGGCAAACAGGTTCCGGAACACAAACCAATATGAATGCCAATGAAGTGATTGCCAACAGAGCAAACGAACTTGTTGGTGCTAAATTGGGATCCAAATCCCCCATCCATCCCAATGATGATGTCAACAAAGGCCAAAGTTCCAATGATGTCTTCCCCACTGCGATGCACATTGCGACTGCCGAATCCATTCACAAAAACCTCATCCCAAATCTAAATTTACTCCAATCCAAACTGAATGAAAAATCAGAGAGCTTCCAAAACATCATTAAAATTGGAAGGACACATTTACAAGATGCCACTCCCCTTACCTTGGGACAGGAATTTTCTGGTTATGCCGCGCAACTTTCCTACAGCTTAGATCGAATTGAACGTGGATTACCTTCCCTTTACAGACTCGCGTTAGGTGGGACAGCGGTGGGAACTGGACTCAATACCCATCCAGAATTCCCATTAAAAGTTGCGAGTGCCATTTCACAAGAGACAGGAATTCCATTTGTCACCGCTCCCAATAAATTTGAGGCACTCGCCGCCAATGATTCGCTCGTGGAAGTGAGTGGAATTTTAAAAACCATCGCTGCATCGCTTATGAAAATTGCCAATGATATCCGTTGGTTGTCTTCGGGACCGAGATCAGGGATCGGAGAAATTCAAATTCCTGAAAACGAACCTGGGTCCTCCATCATGCCTGGAAAAGTGAATCCGACGCAATCGGAAGCCCTCACCATGATCTGTGCCCAAGTGATTGGAAACGATGTTGCGGTCACGATTGGAGGTGCTTCTGGTAATTTTGAACTCAATGTATTTAAGCCTCTTATAATTTTTAATGTTCTTAATTCAATTCGACTTCTATCTGATGGATGTCGTTCTTTTGCAAATCATTGTGTTGAAGGGATCAAAGCGAATGAATCGAAGATCCAGTCAAATCTAAATCAATCATTGATGCTTGTGACAGCCTTAAACCCACATATTGGGTATGATAAAGCAGCAAAGATCGCCAAACTGGCATTTAGCGATAATCTAACATTGAAAGAAGCCGGAATCAAACTAGGATTTTTGACAAAGGAAGAATTTGATAAATGGGTAAACCCGAAGGATATGATTTAA
- a CDS encoding SRPBCC domain-containing protein — translation MCKTIQQKVKFKDSPETIYHWLTDSKKVSELTGETSVISQKIGGTFTIMSGKVSGIIVDLKPSRRIVQAWRRFDFPEGIFSMASFTLTETNDGGTELILIHRGVPKERITDVEENWRKHFWERIRKQV, via the coding sequence ATGTGTAAAACGATTCAACAAAAAGTTAAGTTTAAAGATTCTCCCGAAACAATTTACCATTGGTTGACTGATTCAAAGAAAGTATCTGAACTCACTGGTGAGACTTCTGTGATTAGCCAAAAGATTGGAGGTACTTTTACAATTATGTCTGGAAAAGTTTCAGGCATCATTGTTGACCTAAAACCATCGAGGAGAATTGTACAAGCCTGGCGAAGATTTGATTTTCCTGAAGGAATTTTTTCAATGGCTTCTTTTACTTTGACGGAAACCAACGATGGTGGAACAGAATTGATACTGATACACCGAGGAGTTCCGAAAGAGCGAATTACCGATGTTGAAGAAAATTGGCGTAAACACTTTTGGGAAAGGATTCGCAAACAAGTTTGA
- a CDS encoding class I SAM-dependent methyltransferase — translation MNVKKHYESHLGNFYTWMLGDWVKKSEEFKSFLERQNLTPKFNKKAIDMGAGNGMQAIPLAELGYEVTAIDFNPQLLNELKHNIKERSLPMQVIDGEITNFELWKDINPELILCCGDTISHLASFAEIKQWVQNCYSQIIPGGKFILSFRDYSKPLQDQERFIPVKSDENRIHTCILDYADEAVSVTDLLYERVKGNWEMRVSSYQKVRITLAMIQNLLKEIGFQIEILEDFQRMNLIVAAK, via the coding sequence ATGAATGTAAAAAAACACTATGAGTCACATTTAGGAAATTTTTATACATGGATGTTAGGTGATTGGGTAAAGAAATCAGAAGAGTTTAAATCATTTCTTGAACGTCAAAATTTAACTCCAAAATTCAACAAAAAAGCGATTGATATGGGAGCTGGAAATGGAATGCAAGCAATCCCACTCGCAGAATTGGGATATGAAGTGACGGCAATTGATTTCAATCCACAATTACTGAATGAGTTAAAGCATAATATTAAAGAGAGATCATTGCCAATGCAAGTCATCGATGGTGAGATCACAAATTTTGAATTATGGAAAGACATCAATCCTGAATTAATTCTTTGTTGCGGAGATACAATATCACATTTGGCATCGTTTGCAGAAATCAAACAATGGGTACAAAATTGTTATTCTCAAATCATACCAGGAGGAAAATTCATTTTAAGTTTTCGAGATTATTCGAAGCCACTTCAGGATCAGGAAAGATTCATTCCAGTCAAGTCGGATGAAAATCGGATTCATACTTGTATTCTCGATTATGCAGATGAAGCCGTTTCTGTGACAGATTTATTATATGAAAGAGTCAAGGGAAATTGGGAGATGCGGGTGAGTTCTTATCAGAAAGTTCGCATAACGCTTGCCATGATACAAAATCTATTAAAAGAAATTGGATTTCAAATTGAAATTTTGGAAGATTTCCAAAGGATGAATTTGATCGTTGCAGCAAAATAA
- a CDS encoding TrmO family methyltransferase domain-containing protein, with protein sequence MNENHPRGNPNYPKVGIFAQRKKDRPNQLGICTVELVKLEGNQLTVKYLDAIDGTPVLDIKPVLREFEPQSSIRQTEWATDLMKHYW encoded by the coding sequence TTGAATGAAAATCATCCTCGCGGGAATCCAAACTATCCTAAGGTTGGTATTTTTGCTCAAAGAAAAAAGGATCGTCCTAACCAACTTGGAATTTGTACTGTGGAACTGGTCAAATTAGAAGGCAATCAATTGACTGTTAAGTATCTGGACGCAATTGATGGAACTCCCGTTTTGGATATAAAACCAGTTTTAAGAGAATTTGAACCCCAATCTTCCATTCGGCAAACAGAATGGGCAACGGACCTCATGAAACATTATTGGTAA
- a CDS encoding glycoside hydrolase family 18 protein, whose product MNPTFVNHFSQSIELFLKTNPTAKGFVLDAEFGANQTKHSYTDFVCSIHKLIKTKDSHLQFHLTLFPPNHPDQHDYYNWDELYLCSDAWFIMFYDEHNPRTKSGPVSTSNWIESNLVAIERKLLQENGTYTVSIASIRKKFFLGLPLYGYGKNKAGKFGKVIPLKMFTESKEFQTSFEDFLKINTKKDEIYLPTKYFLHHWKKESRRLGYGGVAYWREEFLGNQKLQND is encoded by the coding sequence ATGAATCCGACCTTTGTAAATCATTTCTCCCAGTCCATCGAATTGTTTCTTAAAACAAATCCAACAGCCAAAGGATTTGTCTTGGACGCTGAGTTTGGTGCAAACCAAACCAAACATTCTTATACCGATTTTGTTTGTTCCATCCACAAGCTGATAAAAACGAAAGATTCTCATCTTCAATTCCACTTAACGTTATTTCCACCGAATCATCCAGACCAACATGATTATTATAATTGGGATGAATTATACCTTTGCTCTGATGCTTGGTTCATAATGTTCTATGATGAGCATAATCCAAGAACCAAATCTGGTCCCGTTTCCACATCAAATTGGATTGAATCAAATCTAGTTGCGATCGAAAGGAAACTTCTTCAGGAAAATGGAACATACACAGTATCCATCGCATCGATTCGTAAAAAATTTTTTTTGGGACTTCCTCTATATGGTTATGGAAAAAACAAAGCTGGTAAATTTGGGAAGGTTATTCCATTAAAAATGTTTACGGAATCTAAAGAATTTCAAACTTCATTTGAGGATTTTTTAAAGATAAATACGAAAAAAGATGAGATTTATTTACCTACCAAATACTTTTTACATCATTGGAAAAAAGAAAGCCGTCGCCTTGGGTATGGTGGTGTCGCGTATTGGAGAGAAGAATTTTTAGGGAATCAAAAACTTCAGAATGATTGA